A genome region from Cryptococcus tetragattii IND107 chromosome 13, whole genome shotgun sequence includes the following:
- a CDS encoding ATP-dependent Clp endopeptidase, proteolytic subunit ClpP — protein sequence MSRLAPFRPLASLCSAGPSRISQIPARKFGFSPSSVPGLSGFSDEAANPVIRDSLVPIVVEQTARGERSYDIYSRLLRERVVFLGPVNSQDSTLLTAQLLFLEAEDPKRPIKLYINSPGGVVTSGLAIYDTMQYISPPVHTFCMGQAASMGSLLLAGGEKGHRYALKNSSVMIHQPSGGAQGQASDIALHAKEILRIRAALTDIYAEHCTRPGEERTAALDRFEKALERDYFMTSEEAIDFGIVDKIVTQRGKEVSEEEK from the exons ATGTCCCGACTCGCTCCGTTTCGACCGCTCGCCTCTCTGTGTTCCGCCGGACCATCAAGAATATCTCAAATCCCTGCTAGGAAATTCGGGTTTTCCCCTTCGTCTGTGCCGGGGCTCAGTGGGTTTTCAGATGAAGCTGCAAATCCCGTTATCAGGGATTCCCTTGTACCTATAGTAGTTGAGCAGACT gcaagaggagaaaggagtTACGATATCTACTCAAGGCTGCTGAGGGAGCGAGTCGTTTTCCTTGGTCCT GTAAATTCGCAAGACTCCACGCTTCTCACTGCCCAATTACTCTTCCTCGAGGCAGAGGACCCCAAGCGTCCTATCAAGCTCTATATCAATTCTCCCGGTGGTGTAGTCACCTCTGGCTTGGCAATTTACGACACTATGCAATACATCTCTCCGCCAGTGCATACTTTCTGTATGGGACAAGCGGCGAGTATGGGGAGTTTGTTATTGGCCGGTGGTGAAAAGGGACATCGATATGCGCTGAAAAACAGTAGTGTGATGATTCACC AACCATCTGGAGGTGCGCAAGGTCAAGCATCCGATATCGCTTTGCATGCCAAAGAGATCCTGCGTATCCGTGCGGCTCTTACCGACATCTACGCTGAGCATTGTACTCGAccgggagaagagaggacgGCTGCATTAGATAGGTTTGAAAAGGCGTTGGAAAGGGACTACTTTATGACTTCCGAGGAAGCTATAGATTTTGGGATTGTGGACAAGATTGTGACgcaaagagggaaggaagtgtctgaggaagaaaagtaa